From one Leishmania major strain Friedlin complete genome, chromosome 33 genomic stretch:
- a CDS encoding putative 33 kDa inner dynein arm light chain,axonemal codes for MNMSHLMRHIQDTGALLDTLFPIQQQSAAAVPPSCTVSPSGVSGDSEAAQEDAEQLVSVQTVSAAPAFREDVVALHATLQKRLEERRARPTGLCPIRRALYVDLFSELVRQITVEEPARGLLLARVREEAEHALQVHAALLREGQRFAAGKLMQDKHDALVLKERIAALRQEKVALEVQKHELLETLKEMEQRFEEERQLRRKQQQDEVKYLRHANHQLSLRLKMETERESAAAEVEGSSEAAPATS; via the coding sequence ATGAACATGTCGCACCTCATGCGGCACATCCAGGACACCGGGGCACTGCTTGACACTCTCTTCCCCATTCAGCAGcagtccgccgccgccgtccctCCTAGCTGTACTGTGTCTCCGAGCGGCGTAAGTGGCGACAGCGAAGCTGCCCAGGAGGACGCGGAGCAGCTGGTCTCTGTTCAGACAGTCTCGGCAGCGCCTGCGTTTCGCGAGGATGTCGTGGCGCTCCATGCTACACTGCAGAAGCGCCTCGAGGAGCGCCGCGCGCGGCCTACGGGCCTGTGCCCCATTCGGCGAGCACTCTATGTTGACCTGTTCTCAGAGCTTGTGCGCCAGATTACAGTCGAGGAACCGGCGCGGGGTCTGCTGCTGGCCCGCGTGCGAGAGGAAGCGGAACACGCCCTCCAGGTCCACGCTGCTTTGCTGCGCGAAGGCCAACGGTTTGCCGCCGGTAAGCTGATGCAGGACAAGCATGACGCACTCGTCCTGAAagagcgcatcgccgccctGCGTCAGGAAAAGGTGGCGTTAGAGGTACAGAAGCACGAGTTGCTGGAGACGCTGAAGGAAATGGAGCAGCGCTTCGAGGAGGAacggcagctgcgacgcaagcagcagcaggatgAGGTGAAGTACTTGCGGCACGCGAACCATCAGCTGAGCCTGCGACTGAAGATGGAGACGGAGCGAGAGTCGGCCGCGGCTGAGGTAGAGGGTAGCAGTgaggcagcgccagcgacgtCGTGA